Part of the uncultured Cohaesibacter sp. genome is shown below.
GTTCGCTGGTTGGAATTGGCGTTGAGGAACTGCTCAAAGAGATAGCTGTTGGCACCGTGGATCTCGACCCCATCAAAACCTGCACGCATGGCACGCTTGGCGGCAGAGACGAAATCAGCCGTGATGTCAGCGACCTCATCTGTTTCCAGTGCGCGTGGAGTGCTGGCGGGCTGCTGGCCGGGTTGACCATCAGGACCGATGGCATAGGAAAAGGCACCCTCTGCCCGAATTGCACTGGCAGACACCGGTGCCGCGCTGTCCGGCTGTAGCGAGGTATGAGAAACTCGGCCGACATGCCAAAGCTGCACGAAAATGCGCCCGCCACGGTCGTGCACCGCCTTTGTGACCTTGGCCCAACCCGCTTCCTGGTCGTCGGTATAGATGCCGGGCGTGTAAAGATAGCCGTTGCCTTGTTGGCTGACAGGCGCGCCTTCCGTGATGATCAAGCCAGCACTGGCGCGTTGCGCGTAGTAGAGCGCCGTTTGATCATCCGGCACCCCGGTTTCTGCGCGCGAACGCGTCATGGGTGCCATCACCACCCGGTTGGGCAGTTGCTGGCCAGCAAGATCGAAAGGCGAGAAGAGTTGGGACATGGGACCTGTCCTTTCACTAGATGCGACAAAAAACTTGATTGCGTGCCGCTTGCGTAGGTCGGCATGCCGTTGCCAAACAATCTATTGATCATTCTTGAAATGATAATATACTTCAAATTCCCTTCATCCCATCCTTAGGTTCCAGAATGATAAACACAACAGACCCTTTTTCTGGCGTGCGTGAATTCGTGGAAGCTGTGCGCAGCGGCTCCTTCACAGCGGCCGGCATGCAGCTGGGACTAACCGGCTCGGCCGTCGGCAAGAGCGTCAGTCGCCTTGAAGCAAGGCTCGGGACAAAGCTCCTGCATCGTACCACCCGGCGGCTGTCACTCACCCCGGAAGGCCAGCGCTATTTTGATGGCTGGGCTGAGATTCTGTCTGATGTGCGCAGCCTTGAGGATTCTGTCGTCGCACAGAGCGGGCGCATTTCGGGACGCCTGAATGTTCACTTGCCAGCCGCATTCGGGCGCAGACATGTTCTGCCCGTTCTGACCCGACTGGCGGGCGAGCACCGGTCGCTCGATCTTTCGGTCAACTTCACGGAGCGACGCGTCAACCTCATCAACGACGGGGTAGATCTCGTCGTGCGGATCGGATCTCTGGCAGATGATGCGGACCTTGTTGCCCGGTTGCTCGGACGACAGCGACTGGTGATTTGTGCCAGCCCGGACTATCTCAAAAGGGTCGAAGCGCCCGAAACGCCCGCGGATCTCATCGAACACGATTGCATCATCGGCAGCCGTCGTGAAGACAGCCCCGCAGCCTGGTTGCTTCGCCAACCCGACGGCACCACAATGCCGCAACTCATAAGGGTGCGGCACGAGTTCAGTGACGGAGATGCCATGCTGGACGCCACATTGGCTGGCGCAGGGCTCTCGCAATTGCCGACATGGCTGGTGACAGGGGCTCTAGCGACCGGAGCACTGGTGCCTGTTCTTGAATCCTTTGCTGGAGCCGAGATGCCCATTCACGCGGTATGGCCCCGATCGCGCTACCTGAAACCGGCGCAGAGGGCCTTGATTGACACCTTGGTCAAGGATGCCTCCCGCCCCGATTCCGCCTACTGGTTGTAAGCACCACGACTCTCGACAGGAGCGGCCCATGGCCGAAGAGGGAAACTCCATGTCAGAAATCGCGCCGTTTCTTGGGCATTCTGATTCGAGGATCACGGAAAGGGTCTACTCGATATATTCACCGGACTATCTTCGAAAGACAGCAAAAGCTACAGAATTGGGCATGGAGGAATGATCCGCCGAATCCAACCAGAAGATATGGCCACTCGAGTGTTATCTATCGGGAAACATCCCTCTTTTCCCATGCGAAATGGAAAACAGGAGGGTCTCTCGAACAACCGGTTCACGATGCACCAGTGAGAACTTCGTTACAGAGGTGGCCCGTAAATCTATAGCATTGTTTTCATTGAGGAAAGGATGGTGGGCGTAACTGGGATTGAACCAGTGACCCCTACGATGTCAACGTAGTGCTCTCCCGCTGAGCTATACGCCCATCCTTGGTCGGCTGCGTCACTTGCAGCCAGTGCGGTGAGAAGGCTTCTACCGCCCTGAAAGAGGGATTGCAACCCCCCTTTTATCATTCTGTCATGAAAGAGCCGAGAAGCTGTGAAAAACCTTCTTCGGCTTCCTTCCTGTCGCCGTTTGGCAAACAATGTCGGCCACTTAAGCGGCCAGCATCTTCCCGACTTCGTTGACCAGATCTCTCAGGTGGAATGGCTTGGAAAGAACCTTGGCATCCTTTGGCGTATTGCTGTCCGGATTGAGCGCGACGGCTGCAAACCCGGTAATGAACATAACCTTGAGATCCGGATCCAGTTCCGTTGCCCGACGGGCCAGTTCGATGCCATCCATCTCAGGCATAACGATATCGGTCAGCAGAAGCGTGAACGGCTCCTCGCGCAAGCGGTCATAGGCGCTTTTCCCGTTGTCGAACGAGACGACTTCATATCCCGCATTCTGCAACGCGCGCGCTAGAAAGCGGCGCATATCATTGTCATCTTCAGCAAGCAAAATCTGCGACATGGTTTCTTTTTCTCCAGCCCGCTGGCGGGCATCTTTCGGCAAATTCGTCTCAACCCTAACTCGGGTTACAGTGACTTACCATACAAGGCCCTACGAGTAAAAATCCGGTGAACCAAACGGCATTTCAACCACAGTCTCGTTCATTTAGCCGGAATTCCGCCCTTTTTCCTTGTAAGGAACGCTCCCAATTTAGATAATATTGAAATACTATTCCCTGACAAGAGAGAAGATAAGCCGAATCAGGTTTTTGACTTGCAATTCGGCATCAATCCGGCAGAATCGCAAGATAGTGGCATAAAGCCGCAAACGCCCTTAACCGAAAGGCAAGGGCAGTAGCAAGGCCCCGCAACCGATCACAAGACAGAGAAAACGTTGAGCCCAGAACAGTTTCAGCCCACAGACATACTCGATGAACCCTTCTGGATCGAGCGACCTGAGCAGCAGCTGGCCCCGTTCCTGTTCAACTCTCCCCATTCCGGCCGTTGTTACACTGCCGACTTCAAGAATTCCAGCCGCCTGACCGAGCTCGAACTGCGCAGCTCGGAAGATTCCTATATCGATCTGCTCTATTCAAGGGCGCCGTCCTGTGGCGTGCCCTTGATGGCGGCCAATTTTCCGCGCGCCTTTCTGGATCTCAATCGGGAGCCCTATGAGCTTGATCCGATCGTCTTCAGCGATCCCCTGCCCTCCTATGCAAAGACCTCCGGTGCCCGCGTTGGCAGCGGCCTTGGCACCATCGCTCGCATCGTTTCCGAGCGCAAGGAAATCTACCGGCACAAACTGAGCCTGCAAGAGGGCCTTGACCGGATCGAGACCCTCTACAAGCCATATCATCAGGCCCTGCGGCGGGAGCTGGCGCTGGCGCATGTGAATTTCGGCTTTGCCTGCCTTATCGACTGCCACTCGATGCCGTCACGGGTGTTCCAGAATGCCAGCCCGAACACTCGTCCGGACATCGTTCTGGGTGACCGCTTCGGAACCAGTTGCCATCCTTTGCTGATCAACTCGGCCAAAAGCATCCTCGGTCATTTGGGGCTCCGGGTGGAAATCAACCGGCCCTATGCGGGTGGCTTCATCACCCAGCATTACGGGCGCCCCATCAAGGGGCTGCATGCCTTGCAGATCGAAATCGATCGCAGCCTCTACATGAATGAAGAAACATTCGAACCTCTGCCCCATTTTGCCGAGCTCGTCGACTTGTTTGGCCGCTTTACGGACATGCTGATGCAATGCGCCAGTGATGCCCTGTATCCAACTGCGGCGGCGGCTGAGTAACCTCAGCCCAGCAACCATCCCTGTCTGCAACCAACCATGCGTCTGCCAACAGGCTCCGACGCGAGGCATCGAGCATCACGCGGCCACCAGTGCGAAAGCCACTGATTTCACAAAGAAAAAAGGGCCGCTACAAGCGGCCCGAAAAGTCTAAGGAGGAAACGCCCAGCAAGGGCGGCGGGAAAAATGTTCCGCAAAAACACTTTCGCATTTACACCAAAGATAGTCAAACAGGCACTGCTCAATATTTAATCACCAATCAGGCCAAACTTGGCAAATTTCCCCTCCCGATTAGAGCTGCTTTAAGCAAGCGGTTGAAACTGATATGTATTTTCCCGCAATCCTTGGCAAATCCGTGATTAATTATTAGTGTGCACAATTTTTAGGCTAGCACTTTTTCCTTCTGATTCTGCCAGAATTTTCACCACAAAAACCCAAAGAATTACGTAGTTTCACGCAATTTTCTCAGATTCTTGGGATAGGTCTTTCTGGCTCACACCTGCCCAGCGCTTCATCCGCCCCCACCTGCGAACAATGATCGTCAGGATTCGCCCCCCCCTCAGAGCGCATGCCGAAAATGCGGCCGACCATGCCGGACACCGGAACGGGAGCCTTGACAACGCCCCGGCGTGCGGTTTCTAGTGAGGCCAAACAGAACACCTGCCCGAAGGACTTTCCCATGTATTTTGCCAGTGACAACTGGGCCGGAGCATCCGAGCCCGTCATGAACGCCTTGGCGCGGCACACAGCCGGCTTTGAACCCGCCTACGGCGAAGGAGCCCTGAGCGAGTCGGTCGAGAACAAGTTCCGGCAGATCTTTGAAACCGACTGCTCCGTGTTCGTTGTGGCCACAGGTACGGCAGCCAACGCGCTGGCCCTTTCTGCGCTCACGGGCCCGGCAGGCACCGTCTTTTGCCACAAGGAGGCCCATATCCGAGTTGATGAATGTGGTGCCCCGGAATTTCTCACCTCTGGCGCCCGCATGTGGGGGCTGGATGGCAAGCATGGCAAGCTCGATGCAGCGGCCCTGGCGATCGGCTTTCAGGAAGTGCCTCACGGGGTCGTGCACCATGGCCAGCCCAGCGCCGTTTCTCTGACACAGGCAACCGAATTTGGCACCCTCTACAGCATCGAGGAAATCAAAAGCCTAACCGCGCAGGCCAAGGCCAATGGCCTTGCCGTACACA
Proteins encoded:
- a CDS encoding alkene reductase, whose translation is MSQLFSPFDLAGQQLPNRVVMAPMTRSRAETGVPDDQTALYYAQRASAGLIITEGAPVSQQGNGYLYTPGIYTDDQEAGWAKVTKAVHDRGGRIFVQLWHVGRVSHTSLQPDSAAPVSASAIRAEGAFSYAIGPDGQPGQQPASTPRALETDEVADITADFVSAAKRAMRAGFDGVEIHGANSYLFEQFLNANSNQRTDRYGGSIENRLRFLMETIDAVAAEIGMNRTGVRISPFGRLSGMKGYEDEAATWLAVAKALEARQPAYVHLSDQLSIGGEAMPAGFPSQFCKTFTGTLIAAGGFTKETGEQALLDGALDLIAFGKPFIANPDLVERMQHGWPINDAPREAFYGGSGAAGYTDFPVWQEQANTEQKDK
- a CDS encoding LysR family transcriptional regulator; protein product: MINTTDPFSGVREFVEAVRSGSFTAAGMQLGLTGSAVGKSVSRLEARLGTKLLHRTTRRLSLTPEGQRYFDGWAEILSDVRSLEDSVVAQSGRISGRLNVHLPAAFGRRHVLPVLTRLAGEHRSLDLSVNFTERRVNLINDGVDLVVRIGSLADDADLVARLLGRQRLVICASPDYLKRVEAPETPADLIEHDCIIGSRREDSPAAWLLRQPDGTTMPQLIRVRHEFSDGDAMLDATLAGAGLSQLPTWLVTGALATGALVPVLESFAGAEMPIHAVWPRSRYLKPAQRALIDTLVKDASRPDSAYWL
- a CDS encoding response regulator → MSQILLAEDDNDMRRFLARALQNAGYEVVSFDNGKSAYDRLREEPFTLLLTDIVMPEMDGIELARRATELDPDLKVMFITGFAAVALNPDSNTPKDAKVLSKPFHLRDLVNEVGKMLAA
- a CDS encoding N-formylglutamate amidohydrolase; the protein is MSPEQFQPTDILDEPFWIERPEQQLAPFLFNSPHSGRCYTADFKNSSRLTELELRSSEDSYIDLLYSRAPSCGVPLMAANFPRAFLDLNREPYELDPIVFSDPLPSYAKTSGARVGSGLGTIARIVSERKEIYRHKLSLQEGLDRIETLYKPYHQALRRELALAHVNFGFACLIDCHSMPSRVFQNASPNTRPDIVLGDRFGTSCHPLLINSAKSILGHLGLRVEINRPYAGGFITQHYGRPIKGLHALQIEIDRSLYMNEETFEPLPHFAELVDLFGRFTDMLMQCASDALYPTAAAAE